A DNA window from Methylobacterium sp. NMS14P contains the following coding sequences:
- the gor gene encoding glutathione-disulfide reductase, which produces MSVFDVDLFVIGGGSGGVRAARIAAGYGARVMLAEEYRVGGTCVIRGCVPKKLMVYAGRFADEFEDAAGFGWTLEKPRFDWGTLKTRRDAEVTRLEGIYDANLIRAGVEIVPERAVIEDPHTVRLVASGRAVRAERILVAVGAHPVKEPAVPGIDLAITSNEVFELESLPERILVIGGGYIAVEFAGVFAALGSRTTLLHRGDRLLRGFDDEIRDALAEAYGQRMDLRLGRTLRRVERRDDGLCAQLDDGSEIPVDQVLVATGRRPNVEGLGLDRVGIATDAAGAIPVDAYSQTQVPSIYAVGDVTNRANLTPVAIREGHAFADTVYGGRPACVDHRLIPTAVFSTPEIGVVGHNEAAARAIYGRIDVYKARFRPMKATLSGREERILMKVLVDCASDRVVGVHIFGHDAGEVIQAVGIAVTMGATKADFDRTIAVHPTAAEELVTMRVPEVTKHPVGVG; this is translated from the coding sequence ATGAGCGTGTTCGACGTCGACCTCTTCGTCATCGGCGGCGGGTCCGGTGGTGTCCGCGCGGCGCGGATCGCGGCCGGGTACGGCGCGCGGGTGATGCTGGCCGAGGAGTACCGGGTGGGCGGCACCTGCGTGATCCGCGGCTGCGTCCCCAAGAAGCTGATGGTCTATGCCGGCCGCTTCGCCGACGAGTTCGAGGACGCCGCGGGCTTCGGCTGGACCTTGGAGAAGCCCCGCTTCGACTGGGGTACCCTCAAGACGCGGCGCGACGCGGAGGTGACCCGGCTCGAGGGAATCTACGACGCCAACCTGATCCGCGCCGGCGTCGAGATCGTGCCCGAGCGGGCGGTGATCGAGGATCCCCACACGGTCCGCCTCGTCGCGTCCGGCCGCGCGGTCCGCGCCGAGCGGATCCTGGTGGCGGTCGGCGCGCATCCCGTGAAGGAGCCGGCGGTACCGGGAATCGACCTGGCGATCACCTCTAACGAGGTGTTCGAGCTGGAGAGCCTCCCGGAGCGGATCCTGGTGATCGGCGGCGGCTACATCGCGGTGGAGTTCGCGGGCGTCTTCGCCGCGCTGGGCAGCCGCACGACGCTGCTGCACCGGGGCGACAGGTTGCTGCGCGGGTTCGACGACGAGATCCGCGACGCCCTGGCCGAGGCCTACGGCCAGCGGATGGACCTGCGGCTCGGGCGCACGCTGCGGCGCGTCGAGCGCCGGGACGACGGGCTGTGCGCGCAGCTCGACGACGGCAGCGAGATCCCGGTGGATCAGGTGCTCGTCGCCACGGGCCGGCGGCCGAACGTCGAGGGCCTCGGCCTCGACCGGGTCGGCATCGCGACCGACGCCGCCGGCGCGATCCCGGTCGATGCCTACTCGCAGACCCAGGTCCCGTCGATCTACGCGGTGGGCGACGTGACCAACCGCGCCAACCTGACGCCGGTGGCGATCCGGGAGGGCCACGCCTTCGCCGACACGGTCTACGGCGGCAGGCCCGCCTGCGTCGATCATCGCCTGATCCCGACCGCGGTGTTCTCGACCCCCGAGATCGGGGTCGTCGGCCACAACGAGGCGGCCGCCCGCGCGATCTACGGCAGGATCGACGTCTACAAGGCGCGCTTCCGCCCGATGAAGGCGACCCTGTCCGGCCGCGAGGAGCGGATCCTCATGAAGGTGCTGGTCGACTGCGCCAGCGACCGGGTAGTGGGCGTCCACATCTTCGGCCACGATGCCGGGGAAGTGATCCAGGCGGTGGGGATCGCGGTCACCATGGGCGCCACCAAGGCGGATTTCGACCGGACCATCGCGGTCCACCCGACCGCCGCCGAGGAACTCGTGACCATGCGGGTCCCGGAAGTCACCAAGCACCCGGTCGGCGTCGGCTGA
- the gph gene encoding phosphoglycolate phosphatase (PGP is an essential enzyme in the glycolate salvage pathway in higher organisms (photorespiration in plants). Phosphoglycolate results from the oxidase activity of RubisCO in the Calvin cycle when concentrations of carbon dioxide are low relative to oxygen. This enzyme is a member of the Haloacid Dehalogenase (HAD) superfamily of aspartate-nucleophile hydrolase enzymes (PF00702).), with translation MSTEPTRKPPIAVFDLDGTLAETAGDLIGTLNVLMKREGLAELPLSQARGLIGAGARALIRRGFEVEGRPLSPEDHDRLFDAFIDHYGAHLADTSHLFPGVVEALDALEAAGFQLAVCTNKYEGQSVELLRLLGIGHRFAAICGRDTFPQSKPDPRHLTGTIERAGGDPARAVMVGDSRTDIDTAKAAGIPVVAVTFGYTDRPVAELGPDRVIEHFSELAEAVGALVPAA, from the coding sequence ATGTCCACCGAACCGACGCGCAAGCCCCCGATCGCCGTGTTCGACCTGGACGGGACGCTGGCGGAGACCGCGGGCGACCTCATCGGCACCCTCAACGTGCTGATGAAGCGCGAGGGGCTGGCCGAGCTGCCCCTCTCGCAGGCGCGCGGGCTGATCGGCGCCGGCGCCCGGGCGCTCATCCGGCGGGGCTTCGAGGTCGAGGGGCGGCCGCTCTCGCCGGAGGACCACGACCGCCTGTTCGACGCCTTCATCGACCATTACGGGGCGCATCTCGCCGACACCTCCCACCTCTTCCCGGGCGTGGTCGAGGCGCTCGACGCCCTCGAGGCGGCGGGCTTCCAGCTGGCGGTCTGCACCAACAAGTACGAGGGGCAGTCGGTCGAGCTGCTGCGCCTCCTGGGGATCGGCCACCGCTTCGCGGCGATCTGCGGCCGGGACACCTTCCCGCAATCCAAGCCCGACCCTCGCCACCTGACCGGCACGATCGAGCGCGCCGGCGGCGATCCGGCCCGCGCCGTCATGGTGGGCGATTCCCGGACCGACATCGACACCGCCAAGGCTGCCGGCATCCCGGTGGTGGCGGTCACCTTCGGCTACACCGACCGGCCGGTGGCCGAGCTCGGGCCCGATCGGGTGATCGAGCACTTCTCGGAGCTGGCCGAGGCGGTCGGCGCGCTCGTGCCGGCGGCCTGA
- a CDS encoding DsbA family protein, translating into MPFFRPLPALVLALGLVAVPALGQTATPPAAPFTDAQRAGIEAIVKDYLIKHPEVLQEALAEAEKQQAETQRLAQAAALKESREALINGPHDVVAGNPSGDVTLVEFFDYNCGYCRKALGDLQALIKSDPKLRVVIKDFPVLGPESLEASQVAVAVRQQLKGDKLFEFHQKLLETKGRVNGARAIQVAKDMGVDTAKLQKDMASPEVKAALSENRGLGDRLGLSGTPAFIIGDEVIPGAVGVEPMRKTIADVRQCGHASC; encoded by the coding sequence ATGCCCTTCTTCCGTCCCCTGCCCGCGCTGGTCCTGGCGCTCGGCCTCGTCGCTGTCCCCGCCCTCGGGCAGACCGCGACGCCCCCCGCCGCGCCGTTCACGGACGCGCAGCGCGCCGGCATCGAGGCGATCGTCAAGGACTACCTGATCAAGCATCCCGAGGTGCTTCAGGAGGCTCTCGCGGAGGCGGAGAAGCAGCAGGCCGAGACGCAGCGCCTCGCCCAGGCCGCCGCCCTCAAGGAGTCGCGCGAGGCTCTCATCAACGGTCCCCACGACGTCGTCGCGGGCAACCCGTCGGGCGACGTCACGCTGGTCGAGTTCTTCGACTACAATTGCGGCTACTGCCGCAAGGCGCTGGGCGACCTCCAGGCGCTGATCAAGTCAGACCCGAAGCTGCGGGTCGTCATCAAGGACTTCCCGGTGCTCGGCCCGGAATCGCTGGAGGCCAGCCAGGTCGCCGTCGCGGTGCGCCAGCAGCTGAAGGGCGACAAGCTGTTCGAGTTTCATCAGAAGCTCCTGGAGACCAAGGGCCGGGTGAACGGCGCCCGGGCGATCCAGGTCGCCAAGGATATGGGCGTCGACACCGCCAAGCTGCAGAAGGACATGGCGTCCCCCGAGGTGAAGGCCGCGCTCAGCGAGAATCGCGGTCTCGGCGACCGCCTGGGCCTCTCGGGCACGCCGGCCTTCATCATCGGCGACGAGGTGATCCCGGGCGCCGTCGGCGTCGAGCCGATGCGCAAGACCATCGCCGACGTGCGCCAGTGCGGCCACGCCTCCTGCTGA
- a CDS encoding pyridoxal phosphate-dependent aminotransferase, which produces MIPISRRAAAVQPFLAMDVMAAAAAKARAGSDVVRMEVGQPSAPAPRAVIAAAQTALAAGRVPYTEALGLPSLRARIAQDYAERHGVAVSPERVVITTGSSAGFVLAFMSLFDSGARVAVPQPGYPAYRSILAALDLVPAPMVLRAEDRFAPTAALLRETHARAPVAGALVMSPANPSGTVITAGTLRDLCAAARGLGLPLISDEIYHGLSYGEPTVTALRFDPDAVVINSFSKYHCMTGWRVGWMVVPEALVRPIERLAQNLYISAPYLSQLGALAAFDATEELDAVRDGYARNRAILLDALPGLGLGRVHPADGAFYLYADVSNLTNDASDFCRRMLDEAHVAATPGLDFDPDVGNHHVRFSFAGSETECREAAARLKAWLR; this is translated from the coding sequence ATGATCCCGATCTCTCGGCGCGCCGCCGCCGTCCAGCCGTTCCTCGCGATGGATGTCATGGCCGCCGCCGCCGCCAAGGCGCGGGCGGGCAGCGACGTGGTTCGGATGGAGGTCGGCCAGCCTTCGGCGCCGGCGCCACGGGCTGTGATCGCGGCCGCGCAGACGGCGCTCGCCGCGGGCCGCGTCCCCTACACCGAGGCCCTGGGCCTGCCGTCCCTGCGCGCCCGCATCGCACAGGACTACGCGGAGCGGCACGGCGTCGCGGTGAGCCCGGAACGGGTGGTGATCACCACCGGATCCTCGGCCGGCTTCGTGCTCGCCTTCATGAGCCTGTTCGATTCTGGTGCCCGGGTCGCCGTGCCGCAGCCGGGCTATCCGGCCTATCGCAGCATCCTGGCCGCCCTCGACCTCGTGCCGGCGCCCATGGTGCTGCGCGCCGAGGACCGCTTCGCGCCGACCGCCGCGCTCCTGCGCGAGACCCACGCCCGCGCGCCGGTCGCCGGGGCGCTGGTGATGAGCCCGGCCAATCCGTCCGGCACGGTGATCACGGCGGGCACCCTACGGGATCTCTGCGCGGCGGCGCGCGGCCTCGGCCTGCCGCTGATCTCCGACGAGATCTATCACGGCCTCAGCTACGGCGAGCCCACGGTCACGGCCCTGCGCTTCGACCCCGACGCCGTCGTGATCAACTCGTTCTCGAAGTATCACTGCATGACCGGCTGGCGCGTCGGCTGGATGGTCGTGCCGGAGGCGCTGGTCCGCCCGATCGAGCGGCTGGCGCAGAACCTCTACATCTCGGCGCCGTACCTGTCGCAGCTCGGCGCGCTGGCGGCCTTCGACGCCACCGAGGAGCTCGACGCCGTCCGCGACGGCTACGCCCGCAACCGCGCGATCCTGCTGGACGCGCTGCCGGGCCTCGGCCTCGGCCGCGTGCACCCGGCCGACGGCGCCTTCTACCTCTACGCGGACGTCTCGAACCTGACCAACGACGCATCGGATTTCTGCCGGCGCATGCTCGACGAGGCGCACGTCGCGGCGACGCCCGGCCTCGACTTCGACCCGGACGTGGGCAACCACCACGTCCGCTTCTCCTTCGCGGGCTCGGAGACCGAGTGCCGCGAGGCGGCGGCGCGGCTGAAGGCGTGGCTGCGCTGA
- the accB gene encoding acetyl-CoA carboxylase biotin carboxyl carrier protein encodes MPKNDAIDPELVRELANLVTETGLSEIEVEKGDLRIRVARRLEPVSVQVAAPTPLAAVAPPAAAPAASSPLAPAEPARAQPGTVPSPMVGTAYLRPSPDAKAFVDVGSKVEVGDKLLLIEAMKTFNEIVAPRAGTISAIFVEDGQPVEFGEALLVIT; translated from the coding sequence ATGCCAAAGAACGACGCCATCGATCCCGAACTCGTGCGCGAGCTCGCCAACCTCGTGACCGAGACCGGCCTGTCCGAGATCGAGGTCGAGAAGGGCGACCTGCGCATCCGCGTCGCGCGGCGCCTCGAACCCGTGAGCGTGCAGGTCGCTGCGCCGACCCCCCTCGCAGCCGTCGCCCCGCCGGCGGCGGCGCCCGCCGCGTCGTCCCCCCTCGCCCCGGCCGAGCCGGCGCGCGCGCAGCCCGGCACCGTGCCCTCGCCGATGGTCGGGACCGCCTATCTCCGGCCCTCGCCCGACGCCAAGGCGTTCGTGGACGTCGGCTCCAAGGTCGAGGTCGGCGACAAGCTGCTGCTCATCGAGGCGATGAAGACCTTCAACGAGATCGTGGCGCCCCGCGCCGGCACGATCAGCGCCATCTTCGTCGAGGACGGTCAGCCGGTCGAGTTCGGCGAGGCCCTGCTCGTCATCACCTAG
- a CDS encoding RNA polymerase sigma factor region1.1 domain-containing protein — protein MGKQGTGKGRREDDAHARRQAIIDGLLEDALRPAFHRPPSHEALSPDIRQAIDRLLAKAEAQRSRNLTYDDLEEALPPRDVSAEDLEAIFWILAEHGIEVEDGEA, from the coding sequence ATGGGCAAGCAGGGCACCGGCAAGGGACGACGCGAGGACGACGCGCACGCGCGGCGGCAGGCAATCATCGACGGCCTGCTGGAGGACGCCCTGCGGCCGGCCTTCCACCGGCCGCCGAGCCACGAGGCCCTCTCGCCGGACATCCGGCAGGCGATCGACCGCCTCCTCGCCAAGGCGGAGGCGCAGCGCAGCCGCAACCTGACCTACGACGACTTGGAGGAGGCGCTGCCGCCCCGGGACGTCTCAGCCGAGGATCTGGAGGCGATCTTCTGGATCCTGGCCGAGCACGGGATCGAGGTCGAGGACGGCGAGGCCTGA
- a CDS encoding O-antigen ligase family protein, whose protein sequence is MYAAGGALLAAMPLAMVLANRSSPLVVGLAALAFLAGRWAENASALRGALLRPLRTPLAVAALAFLAWTLISLAWSPFPDASLRVLGEFLPTLLAAYLLACLAPGRIPAFAPRLGAIAIGLAGLVIAVDLASGLALERALGRRVAAFVHNRPALTLDLVAGPLALVLWKGRARGLAAATLALAGLGVLRSISGAAQLGLLAGAAMATLARLLPPRVGLGLAGLGLGLAVALAPVEGDLLARAMPEAAHERLVQSSSRARVAIARSFGAAVAADPWRGAGAGTSARFAETPVARTVPPEMRVLLGVGHAHNSFLQVWAELGLPGAILAALTLLLLLARIAPLPRPDRAAALGLVACAAAIAFVEHNGWAAWWTAGLGAAITWMRAASAAGAPERSERDGPA, encoded by the coding sequence ATGTACGCGGCGGGCGGCGCGCTCCTCGCGGCCATGCCACTCGCCATGGTGCTCGCCAACCGGTCGAGCCCGCTGGTCGTCGGGCTGGCAGCACTCGCCTTCCTGGCCGGGCGCTGGGCGGAGAACGCGTCCGCCCTGCGCGGCGCGCTGCTGAGGCCGCTGCGGACGCCGCTCGCCGTTGCGGCGCTCGCCTTCCTGGCCTGGACGCTGATCTCCCTGGCCTGGAGCCCGTTCCCCGACGCCTCCCTGCGGGTGCTGGGCGAGTTCCTCCCGACGCTGCTCGCCGCGTACCTGCTGGCCTGCCTGGCGCCCGGCCGGATCCCGGCCTTCGCGCCGCGGCTCGGCGCGATCGCGATCGGGCTCGCAGGCCTCGTGATCGCGGTGGATCTCGCCTCCGGTCTCGCCCTGGAGCGCGCGCTCGGGCGCCGGGTCGCCGCCTTCGTGCACAACCGGCCCGCCCTGACACTCGACCTCGTGGCCGGCCCGCTGGCCCTCGTCCTCTGGAAAGGCCGCGCGCGCGGCCTCGCCGCCGCGACCCTCGCCTTGGCGGGCCTCGGCGTGCTCCGCTCGATCAGCGGCGCCGCCCAGCTCGGCCTCTTGGCGGGCGCCGCGATGGCCACCCTGGCGCGGCTGCTGCCGCCGCGGGTCGGCCTGGGCCTCGCCGGCCTCGGTCTCGGTCTCGCGGTGGCGCTGGCCCCGGTCGAGGGCGACCTCCTCGCCCGCGCCATGCCGGAGGCCGCCCACGAGCGCCTCGTCCAGTCATCGTCCCGGGCCCGGGTCGCGATCGCGCGCAGCTTCGGGGCCGCGGTGGCGGCCGATCCCTGGCGCGGCGCGGGCGCCGGCACCAGCGCGCGCTTCGCCGAGACGCCCGTGGCGCGGACGGTGCCGCCCGAGATGCGCGTCCTCCTCGGGGTCGGGCACGCGCACAACAGCTTCCTGCAGGTCTGGGCCGAGCTCGGCCTGCCCGGCGCGATCCTCGCGGCCCTGACGCTGCTGCTGCTGCTCGCCCGGATCGCGCCCCTGCCGCGGCCGGACCGCGCCGCGGCCCTCGGCCTCGTGGCCTGCGCGGCGGCGATCGCCTTCGTCGAGCACAACGGCTGGGCCGCGTGGTGGACGGCGGGGCTCGGCGCTGCCATCACCTGGATGCGCGCGGCCTCCGCGGCCGGCGCGCCCGAGAGATCCGAGCGGGACGGTCCGGCATGA
- the rpiA gene encoding ribose-5-phosphate isomerase RpiA produces MSGPDLRRAAAARALDLVEPGMRLGLGTGSTAAAFVSLLGERVRAGLDIVGVPTSEATRAQAESLGIRLATLDEQSELDLTIDGADEVDDRLRLIKGGGAALLREKIVACASRRMVVIADAAKHVARLGAFPLPIEVNPFGLKATHRAVEAAVAGAGCSGDVRLRAWTDGKPLVTDGGHYILDARLGAIPDPEALSGALWAVPGVVEHGLFLGIADAAILAAARDGQAEVTVLGSLA; encoded by the coding sequence GTGAGCGGGCCGGACCTGCGGCGGGCCGCGGCCGCCCGCGCCCTCGACCTCGTCGAGCCGGGCATGCGACTCGGCCTCGGCACCGGCTCCACGGCGGCGGCCTTCGTGTCGCTCCTCGGCGAGCGCGTCCGCGCCGGCCTCGACATCGTCGGCGTCCCGACTTCCGAGGCCACGCGCGCGCAGGCCGAGAGCCTGGGTATCCGCCTCGCGACCCTGGACGAGCAGTCCGAGCTCGACCTGACGATCGACGGCGCCGACGAGGTCGACGACCGTCTGCGCCTGATCAAGGGCGGCGGCGCGGCGCTCCTGCGCGAGAAGATCGTCGCCTGCGCGAGCCGCCGCATGGTGGTGATCGCCGACGCGGCCAAGCACGTGGCACGGCTCGGCGCCTTCCCGCTCCCGATCGAGGTCAATCCCTTCGGACTCAAGGCCACGCACCGGGCCGTCGAGGCGGCGGTCGCGGGGGCCGGCTGCTCCGGTGACGTCCGGCTGCGCGCCTGGACCGATGGCAAGCCCCTGGTCACCGACGGGGGCCATTACATCCTCGACGCGCGCCTCGGCGCGATTCCCGATCCGGAGGCCCTCAGCGGCGCCCTCTGGGCCGTGCCCGGCGTCGTCGAGCACGGCCTGTTCCTCGGCATCGCCGACGCCGCGATCCTGGCGGCGGCGCGGGACGGGCAGGCCGAGGTCACCGTTCTCGGCAGCCTCGCCTGA
- a CDS encoding DUF2059 domain-containing protein, whose amino-acid sequence MSRRLTAVPGLALSLALGLALLALPHAAAAQPQKAGSAKPAAQPSAPAPGTPAANGPAAATYTPAHLALAREVMLSSGIARSFDSVLPAFADQIRKQAVTRPELSKDLDEVLASLQPEMELQKQRMIDIAARTYASKFSETELKEIATFFRSPAGKHYVEAQPQLLDEMVQEMQDWTQDVSEYVMVRVRAEMGKRGHQLQ is encoded by the coding sequence ATGTCCCGTCGCCTCACCGCCGTGCCAGGCCTCGCGCTCAGCCTCGCGCTCGGCCTCGCGCTCCTGGCGCTCCCCCACGCGGCGGCCGCGCAGCCGCAGAAGGCCGGGTCGGCCAAGCCGGCGGCGCAGCCGAGCGCCCCGGCCCCTGGCACCCCCGCGGCCAACGGCCCGGCCGCGGCCACCTACACGCCGGCCCACCTCGCCCTGGCCCGCGAGGTGATGCTCAGCTCCGGCATCGCCCGGTCGTTCGACTCGGTGCTGCCCGCCTTCGCCGACCAGATCCGCAAGCAGGCCGTCACCCGCCCCGAGCTGTCCAAGGATCTCGACGAGGTCCTGGCCTCGCTGCAGCCGGAGATGGAGCTGCAAAAGCAGCGCATGATCGACATCGCGGCGCGCACCTACGCGTCGAAGTTCTCCGAGACCGAGCTGAAGGAGATCGCGACCTTCTTCCGCTCGCCCGCCGGCAAGCACTACGTCGAGGCGCAGCCGCAGCTCCTCGACGAGATGGTGCAGGAGATGCAGGACTGGACGCAGGACGTCTCGGAGTACGTCATGGTCCGCGTCCGCGCCGAGATGGGCAAGCGCGGGCACCAGCTGCAGTGA